One window of the Chryseobacterium camelliae genome contains the following:
- a CDS encoding outer membrane beta-barrel protein codes for MKLGLLILAVLPIAAYAQDSIAVHSTEYPNTFSSGSANVQPFTNSARKFNDWSISIGGGAAFMAHADLVSFYDKKINWGYNAYASIDKQITHTFGLSLAYQRGETNQRAQLGGIPGQLAGIAEANTKYNQLVLLGDINFSNLLRRVDNHSPYRWAFHGYGGVGLMSYKTSLHDNNEFRWSTNPPRIPLFINQDFDFNSTFFQFGFGLKYNVSKLIDIEARTMYIMSGDDEFDGGGWAGPADYDVNSKVSKYNMIKSSRSDNMWTVNLGLSFKLGKHDTHLAWHDPLQEAYYRAQVLDEKSTDLVVCEKGDNDNDGVCDDWDRELNTPAGARVDGAGVALDMDLDGVIDLYDKCVTVPGPVENNGCPTNK; via the coding sequence ATGAAATTAGGTTTATTAATTTTGGCGGTCCTGCCAATAGCTGCTTATGCTCAGGACAGTATTGCAGTACATTCCACTGAATACCCTAATACTTTTTCGTCCGGCTCCGCCAACGTTCAACCATTTACCAACAGTGCCAGAAAATTCAATGACTGGTCTATATCCATCGGTGGTGGTGCAGCCTTTATGGCTCATGCAGATCTTGTTTCATTTTATGACAAGAAAATCAACTGGGGCTATAATGCTTATGCAAGTATTGACAAACAGATTACCCACACCTTCGGGTTAAGTCTTGCGTACCAGAGAGGGGAAACGAACCAGAGAGCTCAGTTAGGCGGTATACCGGGTCAACTGGCCGGTATAGCAGAAGCAAATACAAAATACAACCAATTGGTATTGCTTGGAGATATTAATTTTTCCAACCTTTTAAGAAGAGTTGATAATCACTCTCCTTACAGATGGGCTTTCCACGGGTATGGGGGTGTAGGTCTTATGAGCTACAAGACTTCTCTGCATGATAATAATGAATTCAGATGGAGCACAAATCCTCCGAGAATTCCGTTATTCATCAATCAGGATTTTGATTTTAACTCTACGTTCTTCCAATTCGGTTTCGGTCTTAAATATAATGTTTCCAAACTTATAGATATTGAAGCCAGGACCATGTATATCATGAGTGGGGATGATGAGTTTGACGGCGGCGGATGGGCTGGCCCGGCTGATTATGATGTCAATTCAAAAGTTTCAAAATACAATATGATTAAATCAAGCAGATCTGACAATATGTGGACAGTGAATCTTGGTCTTTCATTCAAACTTGGTAAACATGATACACATCTTGCTTGGCATGATCCTTTGCAGGAAGCGTATTACAGAGCTCAGGTTCTGGATGAAAAATCCACTGATCTTGTGGTTTGCGAAAAAGGAGATAATGATAATGACGGTGTTTGCGATGACTGGGACAGAGAGCTTAACACACCTGCCGGAGCACGGGTGGATGGTGCAGGAGTAGCTTTGGACATGGATCTTGACGGAGTAATAGACTTATATGATAAGTGTGTTACTGTACCCGGTCCTGTAGAAAATAACGGATGTCCTACGAATAAATAA
- a CDS encoding RecQ family ATP-dependent DNA helicase: MISQQDFQKLKSETLKYFWGHDGFRDSQEEIIDSIINEQDTLVLLPTGAGKSLCYQLPALLKEGTCLVVSPLLALMKDQVSQLKSRGIEAEYLSSELDEYDAEAIYNRCKEGLTKLLYVSPERLTNTQFLQNIDIIDLSFIAVDEAHCISEWGQDFRPSYQNIKNFRKNNPDIPCIALTATATPKVLEEIKIKLELKNPKIFQKSFRRENIKIFTEEVSDKFQRIFDILKYTQESGIIYVRTRKEAELLTEFLHKNQMTHVDFFHAGLTAKEKNSKQSEWNTSNRNVLISTNAFGMGIDKDNVRFVIHYSPSPSIENYYQEIGRSGRDGKNSFAFLLWNEQELSNFDQILKNQIPGKDEFIRIVTYLYSIFQVAEYELPEKSFQLNIRGIQNFTRLSSAKIKNVLNFLHNQELIYHNDHKSLSSLQLLIKPEEIELLPRKDAYFVELMLRTVSGITTHKVLFSEQQVSNKIGVGIPLIKDRLKELQQKNYLEYVDGALSSIKFLKARDDRAVKGIYWNLFQHIQKNKVQKWEEVKFYLGNKKHCKMKLILAYFGEKDTKSCGRCSVCQKNKQSVFGKNIGAQIVNILSKQPCTIEELSIRLNFHPKENILENLIFLLDSGKIKMLNFRTYTIA, translated from the coding sequence ATGATTTCCCAGCAAGATTTTCAAAAATTAAAATCCGAAACCCTGAAGTATTTTTGGGGCCATGATGGCTTTAGGGATTCACAGGAAGAAATCATAGATTCAATCATCAATGAACAAGATACGCTGGTTCTTCTCCCCACAGGAGCCGGAAAATCACTTTGTTATCAGTTGCCTGCATTATTGAAAGAAGGTACATGCCTTGTCGTTTCACCACTGCTTGCGCTGATGAAAGATCAGGTAAGCCAGCTCAAATCCCGTGGCATAGAAGCGGAATACCTATCTTCGGAACTGGATGAATATGATGCTGAAGCCATTTATAACCGTTGCAAGGAAGGCCTAACCAAACTGCTGTATGTTTCACCGGAAAGATTGACCAATACTCAGTTTTTGCAGAATATAGACATAATAGACCTTTCATTCATTGCCGTAGACGAAGCCCACTGTATTTCAGAATGGGGGCAGGATTTCAGACCAAGTTATCAGAATATTAAAAACTTCAGGAAAAACAATCCGGATATTCCCTGTATTGCACTAACGGCCACAGCGACCCCGAAAGTTTTAGAAGAAATTAAGATCAAGCTGGAACTTAAAAACCCGAAGATATTCCAGAAAAGTTTCAGGCGGGAAAATATAAAGATTTTCACTGAAGAAGTTTCAGACAAGTTCCAGAGGATTTTTGACATTCTGAAATATACTCAGGAATCCGGAATTATCTATGTACGAACCAGAAAAGAAGCAGAACTGCTGACAGAATTCCTTCACAAAAACCAGATGACCCATGTTGATTTTTTTCATGCCGGTCTTACCGCAAAAGAAAAAAACAGCAAGCAGAGTGAATGGAATACCAGCAACCGGAATGTCCTGATCTCAACCAACGCTTTCGGAATGGGGATCGACAAAGATAACGTACGTTTTGTGATCCATTACTCTCCTTCGCCCTCTATTGAAAATTATTACCAGGAAATCGGGAGGTCCGGAAGGGACGGGAAAAACAGTTTTGCCTTCCTGTTATGGAATGAACAGGAACTATCTAACTTTGATCAGATCCTTAAAAATCAGATACCGGGAAAAGATGAATTTATCCGGATTGTTACCTACCTCTACTCTATCTTCCAGGTGGCAGAATATGAATTACCGGAAAAATCTTTCCAGCTGAATATCAGAGGTATTCAGAATTTCACCCGGCTTTCTTCGGCAAAGATCAAAAATGTACTGAATTTCCTGCATAACCAGGAGTTGATTTATCATAATGATCACAAAAGCCTTTCTTCACTGCAACTACTTATAAAACCGGAGGAAATTGAATTGTTGCCCAGAAAAGATGCCTATTTTGTCGAACTGATGCTCCGCACGGTATCCGGAATTACTACCCATAAAGTATTGTTCAGTGAACAGCAGGTCAGCAATAAGATCGGAGTGGGAATCCCACTGATTAAAGATCGGCTGAAGGAACTCCAGCAAAAAAATTATCTGGAATATGTGGACGGCGCTTTATCCAGTATAAAATTCCTTAAAGCGCGTGACGACAGGGCTGTAAAAGGTATATACTGGAATCTTTTCCAGCACATCCAGAAAAACAAGGTCCAGAAATGGGAAGAGGTGAAATTTTACCTGGGAAACAAAAAGCATTGTAAGATGAAACTGATTCTGGCCTATTTTGGAGAAAAAGACACAAAAAGCTGTGGACGGTGCTCAGTGTGTCAAAAAAACAAGCAATCGGTGTTTGGTAAAAACATTGGTGCTCAGATTGTCAATATTCTTTCAAAGCAACCCTGTACTATAGAAGAACTTTCAATCAGGCTGAACTTTCATCCGAAAGAAAACATTCTGGAAAACCTGATTTTCCTGCTTGACTCAGGTAAAATCAAAATGCTGAATTTCAGAACCTACACAATAGCCTGA
- the folK gene encoding 2-amino-4-hydroxy-6-hydroxymethyldihydropteridine diphosphokinase has protein sequence MSQHKVILLLGSNLGDQKKNLNTALDKIREGENEILNISEFLTSEPVEFASSNIFCNIAVVISTSHSPIQLLDFVKSIESEMGRTTDSRASGAYSDRIIDIDIVKFNELKFSSERLEIPHQKNLYERDFSRILLKAFI, from the coding sequence ATGTCGCAGCATAAGGTCATTTTGTTACTGGGAAGTAACCTGGGAGACCAAAAAAAAAATTTAAATACCGCTCTCGATAAAATCAGAGAAGGGGAAAATGAAATATTAAATATAAGTGAATTCCTGACATCTGAACCTGTAGAATTTGCTAGTTCTAATATTTTTTGTAATATTGCAGTAGTAATATCTACCAGCCATTCGCCAATTCAACTGCTTGATTTTGTTAAAAGTATTGAATCGGAGATGGGCAGAACAACGGATTCAAGAGCATCCGGAGCGTATAGCGACAGGATTATTGACATTGATATCGTTAAGTTCAACGAGTTGAAATTTTCATCAGAAAGGCTTGAGATCCCTCATCAGAAAAACCTTTATGAAAGAGATTTTTCCAGGATATTATTAAAAGCATTTATCTAA
- the fmt gene encoding methionyl-tRNA formyltransferase — MKSLKVVFLGTPEFAKTSLEAIHQSRHEVVGVVTVADKASGRGQKVNQSPVKIFAVEHNIPVFQPEKLRNPEFLEELRKLNADVFVVVAFRMMPKVLFEMPTMGTFNLHASLLPDYRGAAPINYAVINGEQKTGATTFFINEKIDEGNILLQEELDILPDENAGSLHDRLMEMGAKLVVKTLDGLADDSIQERPQPQVEHPKNAYKIFKEDTKIQWDAPSGTVHQFILGMSPYPAAFTTLKIGDEEKGLKMFSGKYELADHGKKAGTLDISKNGLSIYTQDGIYYPQELQLEGKKRMGVKDFLNGFRSFEHITMA, encoded by the coding sequence ATGAAATCATTAAAAGTAGTTTTCCTGGGTACTCCGGAGTTTGCTAAAACTTCTCTGGAAGCCATTCATCAATCCCGTCATGAGGTAGTAGGCGTAGTCACTGTAGCAGATAAAGCGAGTGGGCGCGGCCAGAAGGTCAATCAGTCACCTGTGAAAATATTTGCTGTGGAACATAACATTCCTGTTTTTCAGCCTGAGAAACTGAGAAACCCGGAATTCCTGGAAGAGCTCAGAAAACTTAATGCCGATGTTTTTGTTGTGGTAGCATTCAGAATGATGCCTAAAGTGCTTTTTGAAATGCCGACAATGGGTACTTTTAACCTCCATGCCTCACTACTTCCTGATTACAGAGGAGCTGCCCCGATCAATTATGCAGTGATCAACGGAGAGCAAAAGACAGGGGCAACCACCTTCTTTATCAACGAGAAAATTGACGAGGGAAACATCCTGTTACAGGAAGAACTTGATATTTTACCTGATGAAAACGCAGGCAGCCTTCATGACAGGCTTATGGAAATGGGAGCCAAGCTGGTGGTTAAGACTCTGGACGGACTGGCAGATGACAGCATTCAGGAAAGACCTCAGCCACAGGTTGAACATCCGAAAAATGCCTATAAGATCTTCAAGGAAGACACCAAAATCCAATGGGATGCCCCATCCGGAACAGTCCACCAGTTTATTCTGGGTATGTCACCTTATCCTGCTGCATTTACGACGTTGAAAATCGGCGATGAGGAGAAGGGGCTTAAAATGTTCAGCGGAAAATATGAACTTGCAGATCATGGTAAAAAAGCCGGTACCCTGGATATTTCAAAAAACGGATTAAGTATTTATACACAGGATGGCATCTATTATCCGCAGGAACTTCAGCTTGAGGGAAAGAAAAGAATGGGAGTAAAAGATTTCCTGAACGGATTCAGAAGCTTTGAACATATAACAATGGCTTGA
- a CDS encoding OmpA family protein — protein MKLSLAIVALAMAVPTASFAQDSTAVSNGQYPNTFTSGSANVSPFTNESKRFNDWAISFGAGVPMMQSADLTSFKNGDGKTLFGYSAYVSIDKAITHAFGLKLQYDRGETRQGWFYTKDPVPTNLPAFQQVAGRTQYDAISILGDVNFSNLLRRVDNHSPYRWALHGYAGIGTLAYRAYQKDITGQRLATEVKPFKFNSLFGQAGAGLKFKVNRRLDIEGRLMYVVTGDDNFDGGGYNNVNSRSENTSDNFFNATLGLSLKLGKHESHLMWHDPLQEIYYKLDVLANKNQDIEVCKKGDADNDGVCDDWDRQLDTPAGARVDGAGVALDTDLDGVIDLYDKCVTVPGPVENNGCPTTAANNGPVVETETKLEGIEFDLNSDRILPSNTPILNNAVNYINSSAGAYNVIGATDTRASQAYNQKLSERRASNVKDYLIKNGVESTKLNAIGRGKKDLKYPECDPATKCPEWKNRANRRVYFEAK, from the coding sequence ATGAAATTAAGTTTAGCGATTGTTGCATTGGCAATGGCTGTACCAACAGCAAGCTTCGCGCAAGACTCAACAGCAGTTTCAAATGGACAGTACCCTAATACTTTTACATCTGGTTCTGCCAACGTTTCGCCATTTACTAATGAATCTAAAAGATTTAATGACTGGGCAATTTCCTTTGGTGCAGGTGTACCAATGATGCAAAGTGCTGATTTAACATCTTTCAAAAATGGTGATGGTAAAACTCTTTTCGGATATTCCGCATATGTTAGTATCGACAAAGCCATTACTCATGCTTTTGGTTTGAAGTTACAGTATGACAGAGGGGAAACAAGACAGGGATGGTTCTATACAAAAGATCCTGTACCAACTAACCTTCCTGCTTTTCAACAGGTTGCAGGTAGGACACAGTATGATGCGATCTCTATCTTGGGAGATGTAAACTTCTCTAACCTTTTAAGGAGAGTTGATAATCATTCTCCATACAGATGGGCACTACACGGGTATGCTGGTATTGGAACACTCGCTTATAGAGCTTATCAAAAAGACATCACAGGTCAGAGACTGGCTACAGAAGTAAAACCTTTTAAATTTAATTCTTTATTTGGTCAGGCAGGTGCTGGTCTTAAGTTTAAAGTAAACAGAAGATTAGATATCGAAGGTAGACTAATGTATGTGGTAACCGGGGATGATAATTTTGATGGTGGTGGTTATAACAATGTTAACAGCCGTTCAGAGAATACTTCAGATAACTTCTTTAATGCTACTTTAGGGCTTTCATTAAAGCTAGGGAAGCATGAATCTCACCTGATGTGGCATGACCCATTACAGGAAATCTATTACAAACTTGACGTTTTGGCTAATAAAAACCAGGATATTGAAGTTTGTAAGAAAGGAGATGCTGATAATGACGGAGTATGCGACGATTGGGACAGACAGCTTGATACTCCTGCAGGAGCAAGAGTTGACGGTGCTGGTGTAGCATTAGATACCGACTTAGATGGTGTAATCGACCTTTACGATAAGTGTGTAACAGTTCCGGGACCTGTTGAAAACAACGGATGCCCTACTACAGCTGCCAACAACGGTCCTGTTGTTGAAACTGAGACAAAACTTGAAGGAATTGAATTTGATCTGAACTCAGACAGAATCTTACCTTCAAATACTCCAATCCTGAATAACGCTGTAAACTACATCAATTCTTCAGCTGGAGCATACAATGTAATCGGAGCTACTGATACAAGAGCTTCACAAGCTTACAACCAAAAACTTTCTGAAAGAAGAGCCAGCAACGTAAAAGATTATCTAATCAAGAACGGAGTTGAATCTACTAAACTTAACGCTATAGGTAGAGGTAAAAAAGACCTTAAATATCCTGAGTGCGACCCAGCTACTAAATGTCCTGAATGGAAAAACAGAGCTAATAGAAGAGTTTATTTCGAAGCAAAATAA